A genomic window from Megalobrama amblycephala isolate DHTTF-2021 linkage group LG2, ASM1881202v1, whole genome shotgun sequence includes:
- the LOC125263738 gene encoding complement factor H-like isoform X4, with protein MRVPVKLLGFVFWLLFFNCAQSQDCLREDIKYENTEPAVKASYSDGETVKLYCMTGFTGVYRLKCEEGTWDTIVERKCAEKKCSHPGDTPNGDFKLTAGSEFVFGATVLYTCKKGFEMTSRINQRTCRAQGWDNTVPVCEAVKCPAIRTNAFVNASGNTEEGSYGDVIHFECVSADKKIDGSSDIHCTETGEWSDSVPTCKEITCAAPVISNGFVVEPVQEYQKDAILKYRCSPGFKAREGIPRCAKFGWTLNPECDEVTCELKSRFGVEKINPEGKTIFRGGESVEITCAERYWIFGTKETIRSFTCQENGEWDHQPVCEVTRCEVPRDQHVSRPYSYYLCIG; from the exons ATGAGAGTTCCAGTAAAACTCCTCGGCTTCGTCttttggttgttgttttttaattgtgCTCAAAGTCAAG ACTGTCTTCGAGAGGATATCAAATATGAAAACACAGAACCAGCTGTGAAAGCTTCATACAGTGATGGTGAAACAGTGAAACTGTACTGCATGACAGGCTTTACTGGCGTGTATAGATTAAAGTGTGAAGAGGGAACATGGGACACAATCGTTGAGCGAAAATGTGCAG AGAAAAAATGCAGTCACCCAGGAGACACACCAAATGGTGATTTTAAACTTACAGCAGGATCAGAGTTTGTTTTTGGAGCAACAGTGTTGTACACTTGCAAGAAAGG ATTTGAAATGACAAGCAGAATCAATCAGCGTACCTGCAGAGCTCAAGGATGGGATAATACTGTCCCTGTCTGTGAGG CTGTGAAATGTCCAGCCATTCGCACAAATGCGTTTGTGAATGCATCAGGCAACACAGAAGAGGGAAGTTATGGTGATGTTATCCACTTTGAGTGTGTATCTGCTGACAAAAAGATAGACGGAAGTAGTGACATTCACTGCACAGAGACGGGCGAATGGAGTGACTCTGTTCCAACATGCAAAG AGATAACATGCGCAGCACCTGTTATATCAAATGGTTTTGTTGTTGAGCCAGTGCAAGAATACCAGAAAGATGCCATATTAAAATACAGATGTTCACCAGGGTTCAAGGCTAGAGAGGGAATCCCCAGATGTGCTAAATTTGGCTGGACTCTGAACCCAGAATGTGATG AAGTAACTTGTGAGCTTAAGTCAAGATTTGGAGTAGAGAAGATCAACCCAGAGGGAAAAACTATTTTCAGAGGTGGAGAAAGTGTGGAGATCACCTGTGCTGAAAGATACTGGATCTTTGGTACAAAAGAAACCATCAGATCATTTACATGTCAAGAGAACGGGGAGTGGGATCATCAGCCTGTTTGTGAGG TTACTAGATGTGAAGTTCCACGTGACCAGCATGTGTCTAGGCCATACTCTTACTATTTGTGCataggctga
- the LOC125262647 gene encoding uncharacterized protein LOC125262647 translates to MLKAQDEVLEMRSRCSASSTRSTRSSASVAALKARAKAEAVQAQVVYAEEEAEVMKQQAKMQAQLHILKIKKEAAAAAAEAEILEAAAQFEEQQSYSKEHLYDHPVDSKEKVQNFIDSQVFSQSNQVPSQPQISITNPFYQHDNTGAEPSPSPYITPVIKQETPQHRQQRPSIYMSTPHPNLSHPVLNHQHQSFSSMPPNPQQTSTVNDMAKYLMKRELVSATLQTFDDDPQNYRSWKSSFLNVIKDLSLSPKEELDLLVKWLGPKSNQQAKRISAAQINDAAEALNMIWQRLEETYGAPEVIEHALFLKVENFPKITARDSSKLRELGDLLLELQLAKAEGYSPGLAFLDTARGVNPIVEKLPYSLQERRISCASKYKVDYNATFPPFSTFSNFVREQARIRNDPSFSFLSAAQSKFDRPVKNITRPMISVKKTEIAQSNETTDISEDPDKHCPLHKKPHPLRRCRSFCSKSLEERKTYLKDKNICFKCCASTKHQAKNCQIKVTCKECGSERHNTVLHPGPPPPNSITPPTEVKQHGGEPELSTPSVSATAMCTEVCGEQRGSKSCAKICLAKVYPSGQRDKAINLYAVMDEQSNQSLARSDFFDIFSVKGGTEVYTLKTCSGIMEVRGRKAKDFIVESIDGHIKVPLPPMLECDMIPEDRSEIPSPEVAQYHPHLKALSHKIHAIDSNAQILLLLGRDILSLHKVREQCNGPHNAPFAQRLDLGWVIVGDVCLNGAHKPRSVATYKTNTLLNGRPSYLSPCPNVLQIKEKSVRQLEDTQICTDTYQAIQTDNLGDTIFIKREDDEKLAPSQQDAQFLTIMQNEMYQDETNSWVAPLPFVTPRQRLPNNRDQALKRLNTLNRSLAKKPEMREHFVQFMQKVIDNKQAEVAPPLQLNEECWYLPMFGVYHPQKPKQICVVFDSSAKHEGVALNDVLLSGPDLNNALLGVLIRFRREPIAITADVEQMFYCFTVRDDHRNFLRFLWFKDNDVTKEIIEYRMKVHVFGNRPSPSVAIYGLRKAAEASVREYGKEAVHFVTRNFYVDDGLTSLPTEFEAIALLQKTQKMLAESNLRLHKIASNSSKVMEAFPANDLAKDIKSLDVDTDPLPVQRSLGISWSLESDTFTFQVSKEQKPFTKRGVVSTVNSLYDPLGFVAPITVQGKALIRELTSEPCDWDDPLSPAKERLWSVWRDSLLELEHLHIPRPYVPLSLSSTQHRELCVFSDASSTAIAAVAYLRVVNEQRQYLTGFVMGKAKLAPKPAHTIPRLELCAAVLATEMAELICQEIDLELHAVNYYTDSKIVLGYIYNTSRRFYVYVSNRVCRIRKSSVSTQWHHVSSENNSADIATRPIAALLLPQTYWFTGPPFLSKELPQCSSTVDTNEFELIEPEQDSEIRPEVNVYATKVSIEPLRSHRFERFSTWKHLIRGMAKLITLARNKSKASDQNTTNPQTQAKLTVISSVQQCSFKEDIKKLHRGERIPKTSPLWTLNPFIDSDGLLRVGGRTSLADLPYDEKHPLILPKKHHVSTLLVRHYHQGVAHQGRHLTEGALRSVGVWIIGGRKLVSSVIYQCVTCRRLRGKPVKQKMANLPEDRLAMEPPFTRGGLDVFGPWSVVTRKTRGGAAESKRWAVLFSCLGTRAVHIEVIESMSTSCFINALRRFFAFRGPSKVLRSDRGTNFIGTCKELKISTDHPEIQDYLSNEGCTWTFNTPHSSHMGGSWERMIGIARRILDAMLLQSGPTHLTHEVLTTLMAEVMAIINARPLVPISTDSDSPTILTPSMLLTPKAGVAPAPEGTFDMKDMYKKQWQYVQGLADTFWKRWRQEYLSVLQPRRKWTHDKDNIQVGDVVLLKDDQVKRNEWPIGLITKSIPSKDKRIRKVEVKVVKQGTTRVYLRPVTQLILLLPQSSDTKTD, encoded by the coding sequence ATGCTGAAAGCACAAGATGAGGTACTGGAAATGAGATCCCGGTGCTCTGCTTCTTCAACGCGGTCTACCAGGTCATCTGCAAGCGTAGCAGCTCTCAAAGCGCGAGCCAAAGCTGAGGCTGTACAAGCGCAGGTGGTCTATGCGGAAGAGGAAGCTGAAGTAATGAAACAACAAGCTAAAATGCAGGCTCAGCtacatattttaaagataaagaAAGAAGCAGCTGCTGCTGCAGCAGAAGCAGAGATACTGGAAGCAGCCGCACAGTTTGAGGAACAGCAGTCTTACAGCAAAGAACATCTGTACGACCACCCCGTGGACTCCAAGGAAAAGGTTCAAAATTTCATTGATAGCCAAGTTTTCTCGCAAAGCAACCAAGTGCCGTCACAGCCTCAAATCTCAATCACGAATCCCTTCTACCAACATGATAACACAGGAGCAGAACCATCACCATCCCCCTACATTACTCCTGTAATCAAGCAAGAAACCCCGCAGCACAGACAACAACGGCCGTCTATATACATGTCAACACCACATCCTAACTTATCACATCCAGTTCTCAATCATCAACACCAGTCATTCAGCTCAATGCCCCCAAATCCTCAACAGACATCTACGGTAAATGATATGGCTAAATATCTAATGAAACGTGAACTGGTGTCAGCCACTTTGCAAACCTTTGATGATGATCCACAAAATTATCGTAGCTGGAAATCCTCATTTCTGAATGTGATTAAAGACTTGTCCCTGTCCCCTAAAGAAGAATTAGATCTACTTGTAAAATGGCTTGGACCAAAGTCAAACCAACAAGCTAAAAGAATCAGTGCGGCTCAAATCAATGATGCTGCTGAAGCCCTTAACATGATCTGGCAGCGCTTGGAAGAAACCTATGGAGCACCTGAGGTAATTGAACATGCACTCTTTCTAAAGGTTGAAAACTTCCCTAAGATTACAGCTAGAGACTCAAGTAAACTAAGGGAACTAGGAGATCTCTTGCTTGAACTACAACTAGCTAAAGCAGAGGGTTATTCACCTGGGCTAGCCTTTCTGGATACAGCTCGTGGTGTTAATCCCATAGTGGAAAAGCTCCCTTACTCCCTACAAGAAAGACGGATCTCATGTGCATCCAAATACAAGGTAGATTACAATGCCACATTTCCACCATTTTCTACCTTTTCTAACTTTGTACGGGAGCAAGCACGCATAAGAAATGATCCTAGCTTCTCCTTTCTGTCAGCAGCACAGTCCAAGTTTGACAGACCTGTTAAAAACATTACTCGCCCTATGATTTCAGTGAAAAAGACAGAAATAGCACAGAGTAATGAAACAACAGATATTAGTGAGGATCCAGACAAACATTGTCCTTTGCATAAAAAACCACATCCCCTCAGGAGATGTCGCAGTTTCTGCAGCAAGTCCTTAGAAGAGAGAAAAACATATCTGAAGGATAAAAACATATGCTTCAAGTGTTGCGCATCAACCAAACACCAAGCCAAAAACTGTCAGATCAAAGTCACCTGCAAAGAATGTGGGAGTGAAAGACACAATACAGTGTTACATCCAGGCCCACCCCCTCCTAACAGCATCACACCGCCAACAGAGGTGAAACAGCATGGCGGGGAGCCTGAGCTTAGCACACCATCAGTCTCAGCTACAGCAATGTGCACAGAGGTATGTGGCGAACAGCGTGGCTCAAAGTCTTGTGCTAAAATATGCCTAGCCAAAGTGTATCCATCAGGTCAGAGGGACAAGGCAATAAACCTGTATGCTGTTATGGATGAACAAAGTAATCAGTCTCTTGCCCGCTCTGATTTTTTCGACATCTTTAGTGTTAAAGGAGGCACGGAGGTGTATACCTTAAAAACATGTTCAGGTATCATGGAAGTTAGAGGGAGAAAGGCTAAAGACTTTATTGTCGAGTCTATAGATGGTCACATAAAGGTGCCGTTGCCTCCGATGTTGGAATGTGACATGATCCCAGAGGACCGCTCAGAGATCCCTTCGCCTGAAGTCGCCCAATACCACCCACACTTAAAGGCGCTCTCGCACAAGATACATGCTATAGATTCGAATGCACAAATCCTGTTGCTCTTGGGTAGAGACATCCTGAGTTTGCACAAAGTGAGAGAGCAGTGCAATGGTCCCCATAATGCACCATTCGCCCAGCGCCTTGACCTTGGCTGGGTTATTGTGGGAGATGTCTGTTTGAATGGTGCACACAAACCAAGGTCTGTCGCAACGTACAAAACCAACACATTGCTCAACGGACGTCCATCGTACCTCAGTCCATGTCCCAATGTCctgcaaataaaagaaaaatctgtaAGGCAACTAGAAGACACTCAAATCTGCACAGATACTTACCAGGCAATACAAACAGACAATCTTGGGGACACTATCTTCATCAAAAGGGAGGATGATGAAAAGTTAGCACCTTCACAACAGGATGCGCAATTTCTCACAATAATGCAGAATGAAATGTATCAGGATGAGACCAACAGCTGGGTTGCACCCCTTCCCTTTGTTACACCCAGACAACGTCTACCAAATAATCGAGATCAGGCTTTAAAAAGACTCAACACACTAAATCGAAGTCTCGCCAAAAAACCTGAGATGAGAGAGCACTTTGTTCAGTTCATGCAAAAAGTCATAGACAACAAGCAAGCAGAAGTCGCACCCCCCTTACAGCTGAATGAAGAGTGTTGGTATCTCCCCATGTTTGGGGTATATCACCCGCAAAAACCCAAGCAAATCTGTGTGGTTTTTGACTCAAGCGCCAAACATGAGGGCGTAGCACTCAACGACGTCCTTTTAAGCGGCCCAGATCTCAACAACGCTTTGCTTGGGGTTCTAATCAGATTCCGCAGAGAGCCCATCGCAATAACAGCAGATGTGGAACAAATGTTCTACTGTTTCACAGTAAGGGACGACCATCGCAATTTCCTGCGATTTCTCTGGTTTAAAGACAATGATGTCACAAAAGAGATCATCGAGTATCGTATGAAAGTCCATGTTTTTGGAAATCGTCCGTCTCCCTCTGTTGCAATCTACGGGCTCCGCAAGGCAGCTGAAGCCAGTGTGAGGGAATATGGCAAGGAAGCAGTGCATTTTGTCACCAGAAACTTTTACGTGGACGACGGTCTAACCTCACTCCCAACTGAATTTGAAGCAATCGCTCTCCTgcaaaaaacacagaaaatgtTAGCTGAGTCAAATCTGCGTTTACACAAAATTGCATCAAACAGCAGTAAGGTCATGGAGGCGTTCCCAGCAAATGATTTAGCAAAAGACATCAAAAGCCTTGACGTAGACACTGACCCATTACCTGTGCAAAGAAGCTTAGGCATCAGCTGGAGTCTTGAATCGGATACTTTCACATTTCAGGTCTCTAAAGAACAAAAACCATTCACCAAAAGAGGTGTGGTATCCACTGTTAATAGTTTGTACGACCCCTTAGGTTTTGTTGCGCCTATAACTGTACAGGGAAAAGCACTCATAAGAGAACTAACCTCCGAACCATGTGACTGGGACGACCCCCTATCGCCAGCCAAAGAAAGACTTTGGTCTGTATGGAGAGACTCTCTTCTGGAGTTAGAGCACCTACACATTCCCAGACCGTACGTACCATTGTCTCTTTCCTCAACTCAACACAGAGAGCTGTGTGTCTTCAGTGATGCCTCATCCACAGCAATTGCAGCTGTTGCCTACCTGCGAGTTGTCAATGAGCAGAGACAGTACCTCACCGGATTTGTCATGGGCAAGGCCAAACTGGCACCAAAACCAGCTCACACAATTCCGCGACTGGAGCTATGCGCCGCTGTCCTTGCTACAGAAATGGCAGAGCTTATATGCCAAGAAATCGACCTAGAGCTTCATGCTGTAAACTACTACACAGATAGTAAGATTGTACTAGGTTACATATACAACACGTCAAGAAGATTTTACGTCTATGTATCGAACAGAGTCTGTAGAATCAGAAAATCTTCAGTATCAACACAATGGCATCATGTCTCATCAGAAAACAATTCAGCAGACATTGCTACTcgcccaatagcagcacttctACTGCCACAAACATACTGGTTCACCGGTCCCCCATTCTTGTCGAAGGAACTGCCTCAGTGTTCATCTACAGTAGATACAAATGAGTTTGAGCTAATAGAACCAGAGCAGGATTCAGAGATTCGACCAGAAGTGAATGTCTATGCAACTAAGGTCAGCATCGAACCCCTCAGATCACACCGGTTCGAACGATTCTCAACATGGAAACATCTCATACGAGGTATGGCAAAACTCATTACTCTAGCTAGAAACAAGTCCAAAGCTTCAGATCAAAACACTACAAATCCTCAAACTCAAGCTAAACTTACAGTCATCTCAAGCGTGCAACAATGTTCATTCAAAGAGGACATTAAGAAACTGCATAGAGGGGAACGAATCCCAAAAACAAGCCCCTTGTGGACTTTAAACCCTTTCATAGACTCAGATGGACTGTTAAGGGTGGGGGGTCGGACGTCTCTAGCCGACCTCCCATATGATGAAAAGCACCCTCTGATACTCCCTAAAAAACATCATGTGTCAACTCTGCTTGTGAGACATTATCACCAAGGCGTTGCTCACCAAGGTCGTCACCTCACTGAGGGAGCGCTGCGATCTGTTGGTGTTTGGATAATTGGAGGCAGGAAACTAGTCTCAAGTGTAATCTATCAGTGTGTCACTTGCCGTAGGCTTAGAGGAAAACCTGTTAAACAAAAAATGGCCAACCTCCCAGAAGATCGACTCGCCATGGAGCCCCCGTTCACTAGGGGCGGCTTAGATGTTTTTGGGCCCTGGAGTGTAGTCACTCGCAAGACTAGGGGTGGGGCCGCAGAAAGCAAacgctgggcagttttatttagttGCTTAGGGACTCGTGCAGTTCACATAGAAGTAATCGAATCTATGTCCACCTCATGCTTTATTAATGCGCTGAGAAGGTTTTTTGCGTTTAGAGGCCCTTCCAAAGTTCTCAGATCAGACCGTGGCACTAACTTTATTGGAACCTGTAAGGAGCTAAAAATCAGTACAGATCACCCTGAGATCCAAGACTACCTCAGCAATGAAGGCTGTACATGGACATTCAACACTCCTCACTCATCACATATGGGTGGATCATGGGAAAGAATGATTGGCATCGCCCGCCGCATTCTAGACGCAATGTTACTGCAGTCAGGTCCAACTCATCTTACCCATGAAGTCCTCACAACACTAATGGCAGAGGTCATGGCGATCATTAATGCTCGTCCATTGGTTCCCATAAGTACTGATTCAGACTCACCAACTATTTTGACACCGTCTATGCTTCTAACTCCAAAGGCAGGAGTCGCTCCTGCTCCTGAAGGAACATTTGACATGAAAGACATGTATAAAAAGCAATGGCAATACGTTCAGGGTCTTGCAGATACCTTTTGGAAGCGCTGGAGACAAGAATATCTGTCAGTGCTTCAGCCAAGAAGGAAATGGACTCATGACAAAGATAACATTCAAGTAGGGGATGTAGTCttgttaaaagatgatcaaGTTAAACGTAATGAATGGCCCATTGGACTCATTACTAAAAGCATCCCAAGCAAAGACAAGAGGATCAGAAAAGTGGAAGTTAAAGTTGTGAAGCAAGGGACAACTCGTGTCTACTTGCGCCCAGTGACTCAACTTATTCTCCTGCTTCCCCAAAGTAGTGATACAAAGACTGATTAG